Proteins found in one Amycolatopsis umgeniensis genomic segment:
- a CDS encoding pyridoxamine 5'-phosphate oxidase family protein, whose protein sequence is MAKNAPPRALDDAALSDLIAEHTFGALATVKRDGRPHLSTVVYDWDPETRVIRISTTEDRLKVKHVRNNPTVSLYVSSADHWKFAVAEGKAELSEVTRTPDDGDRLYITLRIEKLYGTALDIA, encoded by the coding sequence ATGGCCAAGAACGCACCGCCCCGCGCACTCGACGACGCCGCCCTAAGCGACCTCATCGCCGAGCACACCTTCGGCGCCCTCGCGACCGTCAAGCGCGACGGCCGTCCGCATCTCTCCACGGTCGTCTACGACTGGGATCCCGAAACCCGCGTGATCCGGATCAGCACGACCGAAGACCGGCTCAAGGTCAAACATGTTCGAAACAACCCCACCGTCTCCCTTTACGTCTCGAGCGCCGATCACTGGAAATTCGCCGTCGCGGAAGGAAAAGCGGAACTCTCCGAAGTCACCCGGACACCCGACGACGGCGACAGGCTCTACATCACCCTTCGAATCGAGAAACTCTATGGAACAGCCCTCGACATCGCTTAA
- a CDS encoding FAD-binding oxidoreductase, with the protein MGNEWSRRGVLAGAAAVGATIILAGAAEAVESGPLTIRRGDPRYDGLVRANNFRFVGNPDEVRLAGSTGQVVRAVSDAVRAGRRVAVRSGGHCFENFTADPAARTLIDLSRLDAVGFDPVRRAFFVEPGATLGQVYKTLGRGWGVTIPAGGCPEVGAGGHIAGGGYGPLSRRYGAVVDHLEAVEVVVADRAGVRAVVASREQNEDLWWAHTGGGGGNFGVVTRYWLRTPGADGTDPARLLPPQPRAMLTCLAVWTWDDQALTRVLRNFGTWMERNSAPGSPNAGLYPILDLKPRGTGSFELTVQADADLPGVDRLVTDLVTGLGVEPAYTYRYEAPWSHVTTWPGLGQPGDVATRRYKIKAAYLHRSFSPAQVATIHRHLREETTVQGGIQLIGYGGQVGAVAPEATAIAQRGAIMKAVYSSLWLEPSDDAANLAWVREFYRDVYSSTGGVPVDDGSYINYPDVDLADPVWNTSGVPWQTLYYQGNYPRLRQVKARWDPRNVFTHALGI; encoded by the coding sequence ATGGGAAACGAGTGGAGCAGACGCGGAGTGCTGGCCGGCGCGGCCGCCGTCGGAGCGACCATCATCCTGGCGGGAGCCGCCGAAGCGGTGGAGTCCGGTCCGCTGACGATCCGCCGCGGCGATCCGCGCTACGACGGTTTGGTGCGTGCCAACAACTTCCGGTTCGTCGGCAACCCCGACGAAGTCCGCCTGGCCGGATCGACAGGACAGGTCGTGCGCGCGGTCTCGGACGCCGTCCGCGCGGGGCGTCGGGTCGCTGTCCGCAGCGGCGGGCACTGCTTCGAGAACTTCACCGCCGATCCGGCGGCGCGGACGCTGATCGATCTGTCGCGGTTGGACGCCGTCGGTTTCGACCCCGTGCGGCGCGCGTTCTTCGTCGAGCCCGGCGCGACCCTCGGGCAGGTCTACAAAACCCTCGGCCGCGGCTGGGGCGTGACGATCCCGGCGGGCGGCTGCCCGGAAGTCGGCGCGGGCGGGCATATCGCGGGCGGCGGATACGGCCCGCTGTCGCGGCGGTACGGCGCGGTGGTCGATCACCTGGAAGCCGTCGAGGTCGTGGTGGCGGATCGGGCGGGCGTGCGCGCGGTCGTCGCGTCGCGCGAGCAGAACGAAGACCTGTGGTGGGCGCACACCGGTGGCGGCGGAGGCAACTTCGGCGTCGTGACGCGCTACTGGCTCCGCACACCCGGCGCCGACGGCACCGATCCCGCCCGTCTGCTGCCGCCGCAACCACGGGCGATGCTGACCTGCTTGGCCGTCTGGACCTGGGACGATCAGGCGTTGACCCGGGTGTTGCGGAACTTCGGCACCTGGATGGAACGCAACAGCGCCCCCGGCTCGCCGAACGCCGGTCTGTATCCGATCCTCGACCTGAAGCCGCGCGGAACCGGCAGCTTCGAACTGACCGTCCAGGCCGACGCCGACCTCCCCGGCGTGGATCGGCTGGTGACGGATCTCGTCACCGGTCTCGGCGTGGAGCCCGCGTACACCTACCGGTACGAGGCGCCGTGGTCGCACGTGACGACCTGGCCCGGCCTCGGGCAACCCGGCGATGTGGCGACGCGCAGGTACAAGATCAAGGCCGCGTACCTGCACCGGTCGTTCAGCCCGGCTCAGGTCGCGACGATTCATCGGCATCTGCGAGAGGAGACCACGGTCCAGGGCGGGATTCAGCTCATCGGTTACGGCGGTCAGGTCGGCGCCGTCGCACCCGAGGCGACCGCGATCGCGCAGCGCGGGGCGATCATGAAGGCGGTGTACAGCTCACTCTGGCTGGAGCCGTCCGACGACGCGGCGAACCTGGCTTGGGTGCGGGAGTTCTACCGTGACGTCTATTCGTCGACCGGTGGCGTGCCCGTGGACGACGGTTCCTACATCAACTATCCCGACGTCGACCTGGCCGATCCGGTGTGGAACACGTCCGGTGTGCCCTGGCAGACGCTGTACTACCAGGGGAACTACCCGCGCCTGCGGCAGGTGAAGGCGCGGTGGGATCCGCGGAACGTCTTCACCCACGCGCTGGGGATCTGA
- a CDS encoding thioredoxin domain-containing protein, translated as MSNRLKAATSPYLLQHAENPVDWWPWGEEALAEAKRRNVPILLSVGYAACHWCHVMAHESFEDEATATLMNANFVNIKVDREERPDIDSVYMAATQAMTGQGGWPMTCFLTPEGEPFHCGTYYPPSPRPGMPSFSQLLVAVAEAWGERPDELRSGAQQIIAHLTEKSGPLPESVVDAAALDAAVALLRKEYDAETGGFGGAPKFPPTMALNFLLRHHERTGSDLAPVEHTAEAMALGGLDDQLAGGFARYSVDARWEVPHFEKMLYDNGLLLRFYAQFHGVTGFEYARRTVEETADFLLRDLGTTEGGFAASLDADTDGVEGLTYVWTPAQLIEVLGEEDGAWAAELFQVTERGNFEHGASTLRLCEPHPEDEVRYERVRRALLAVRDGRPQPARDDKVIAAWNGLAIGALAKAGSRLDRPQWIDAAARAAAFLMDTHFVDGRLRRTSRDGVVGTTAGVLEDYSCLAEGLLELHQATGEPRWLADAITLLDLALAHFGVPDSPGAYYDTADDAEVLVQRPSDPTDNASPSGASALANALLTASVLAGHDQVGRYREAAEQALSRSGLLASRAPRFAGHWLTVAEAAAAGPVQVAVVGPDAASRKDLLAATLAALPDGAVVVSGTPDADGVPLLADRPLVEGGAAAYVCRGYVCERPVTNADELRAQLTSPRT; from the coding sequence ATGTCGAATCGCCTGAAGGCCGCGACCAGTCCGTACCTGCTGCAGCACGCCGAGAACCCGGTGGACTGGTGGCCTTGGGGCGAAGAGGCGCTGGCCGAGGCGAAACGGCGGAACGTGCCGATCCTGCTTTCGGTCGGCTACGCGGCCTGTCACTGGTGCCATGTCATGGCGCACGAGTCCTTCGAGGACGAAGCCACCGCGACGCTGATGAACGCGAACTTCGTCAACATCAAGGTGGACCGCGAAGAGCGCCCGGACATCGACTCGGTGTACATGGCGGCCACGCAGGCGATGACCGGTCAGGGCGGCTGGCCGATGACGTGTTTCCTGACCCCGGAGGGCGAGCCGTTCCATTGCGGCACTTACTACCCGCCGTCGCCGCGGCCGGGGATGCCGTCGTTCTCTCAGTTGCTCGTCGCTGTCGCCGAGGCCTGGGGTGAGCGTCCGGATGAGCTGCGGTCCGGTGCTCAGCAGATCATCGCCCATCTCACCGAGAAGAGCGGCCCACTGCCCGAGTCCGTCGTGGACGCCGCGGCGCTGGACGCCGCGGTCGCCCTGTTGCGCAAGGAATACGACGCCGAGACCGGCGGATTCGGGGGAGCGCCGAAGTTCCCGCCGACGATGGCGCTGAACTTCCTGCTCCGCCACCACGAGCGCACCGGCTCCGATCTGGCCCCGGTCGAGCACACGGCCGAGGCGATGGCCCTCGGCGGGCTCGACGACCAGCTCGCCGGTGGATTCGCGCGGTACTCGGTCGACGCGCGCTGGGAAGTGCCGCACTTCGAGAAAATGCTGTACGACAACGGGTTGCTCCTGCGTTTCTACGCCCAGTTCCACGGCGTGACCGGATTCGAGTACGCGCGGCGGACGGTCGAAGAGACCGCGGACTTCCTGCTGCGCGACCTCGGGACGACTGAGGGCGGTTTCGCCGCTTCGCTCGACGCGGACACCGATGGCGTCGAGGGGCTCACCTACGTCTGGACTCCCGCGCAGCTCATCGAGGTGCTCGGCGAGGAGGACGGCGCCTGGGCTGCCGAGCTGTTCCAGGTGACCGAGCGGGGCAACTTCGAGCACGGAGCGTCGACACTGCGGCTGTGTGAGCCGCATCCAGAGGACGAAGTGCGTTACGAGCGCGTTCGCCGTGCGCTGCTGGCCGTGCGCGACGGACGTCCTCAGCCCGCCCGCGACGACAAGGTCATCGCCGCGTGGAACGGGCTCGCGATCGGCGCGCTCGCCAAGGCTGGTTCACGGCTCGATCGTCCACAGTGGATCGATGCGGCGGCGCGTGCGGCGGCTTTCCTGATGGACACCCATTTCGTGGACGGACGACTGCGGCGGACTTCGCGCGATGGTGTCGTCGGCACGACCGCCGGGGTGCTGGAGGACTACTCCTGTCTCGCCGAAGGGCTGCTCGAACTCCACCAGGCGACCGGGGAGCCGCGTTGGCTCGCCGACGCGATCACCTTGCTGGACCTCGCCCTGGCCCACTTCGGTGTTCCGGACTCGCCGGGTGCCTACTACGACACGGCCGACGACGCGGAAGTCCTCGTGCAGCGGCCCTCCGACCCGACCGACAACGCGAGCCCGTCGGGGGCTTCGGCGCTGGCGAACGCGTTGCTGACCGCGTCCGTGCTGGCCGGGCACGATCAGGTGGGCCGCTACCGCGAGGCGGCCGAGCAGGCACTGTCCCGCTCGGGGCTGCTCGCCTCGCGCGCGCCGCGGTTCGCCGGGCATTGGCTGACAGTCGCCGAAGCCGCCGCGGCCGGCCCCGTGCAGGTGGCCGTCGTCGGGCCGGATGCCGCTTCGCGCAAGGATCTGCTGGCCGCGACCCTCGCCGCGCTGCCGGATGGCGCCGTCGTCGTGAGCGGGACCCCGGACGCCGACGGGGTGCCGCTGCTCGCCGATCGGCCGTTGGTCGAGGGCGGTGCCGCCGCTTACGTGTGCCGTGGGTACGTGTGCGAGCGCCCTGTCACCAACGCTGACGAGTTGCGCGCTCAGCTCACCAGTCCCAGGACATAG
- a CDS encoding acyl-CoA dehydrogenase gives MDTPGLPAKIDPDALTTVLDGRWAELRRAVRAQMAAEDFKDPVDLDVEAHRAQVLEWLRLLARTDRPGLGFDPAHGGGGDVGGSVMSFEMLGFGDLSLMVKAGVQWGLFGGAVQLLGTERHHERYLRKIKDLDLLGCFAMTEHGHGSDVQHLRTTATYDPATREFVVHTPDRSAMKEYIGNAARDGELAVVFAQLITGGESRGVHAFVVPIRGEGVSGVEIEDCGRKAGLNGVDNGRLTFNQVRVPREALLNRFGDVAEDGTYTSPIESDGRRFFTMLGTLIRGRVSVAGSAGSATKRALALAVRYAEQRRQFARSEGDEVVILDYRAHQRKLLPALATSYALHFAQEALVATLHDIAEDAPEEEQRELESRAAGIKAVSTWHATATIQTAREACGGSGYLSENLLAGLKADTDVFTTFEGDNTVLLQLVAKGLLTSYKDHFEDLSPLATARFVAEQFVEAVIERTSARKVVERLTDADDSDVLYSREWHLKLFEDREEHVLGGVAQRLRKAASDPFGVFNDAQDHVLRAGRAHVDRVVLEAFIGAIERCADAEARELLERVCDLYALANIEADRGWFLEHGRLTSGRSKAVTAAVNALCADLRPHARTLVDAFAIPEKYLAAPMLRD, from the coding sequence GTGGACACACCAGGACTTCCCGCGAAGATCGACCCGGACGCGCTGACCACCGTCCTCGATGGACGGTGGGCCGAGCTCCGACGCGCGGTGCGCGCGCAGATGGCGGCGGAGGACTTCAAGGACCCCGTCGACCTCGACGTCGAGGCGCACCGAGCCCAGGTCCTCGAATGGCTGCGCCTGCTCGCCCGCACCGACCGGCCCGGGCTCGGCTTCGACCCGGCGCACGGAGGTGGCGGCGACGTCGGCGGTTCGGTGATGTCGTTCGAGATGCTGGGGTTCGGCGACCTCTCGCTGATGGTCAAGGCGGGTGTCCAATGGGGCCTGTTCGGCGGCGCGGTGCAGTTGCTCGGCACCGAACGCCACCACGAGCGCTACCTGCGCAAGATCAAGGACTTGGACCTGCTGGGCTGTTTCGCGATGACCGAGCACGGTCACGGCTCGGACGTCCAGCACCTGCGCACCACCGCGACCTACGACCCGGCCACGCGCGAATTCGTCGTGCACACGCCGGACCGGAGCGCGATGAAGGAGTACATCGGCAACGCCGCCCGCGACGGCGAACTCGCGGTCGTGTTCGCGCAGCTGATCACCGGCGGTGAATCGCGTGGCGTGCACGCGTTCGTGGTGCCGATCCGCGGTGAGGGCGTGAGCGGCGTCGAGATCGAGGACTGCGGGCGCAAGGCCGGTCTCAACGGTGTCGACAACGGGCGGCTCACCTTCAACCAGGTGAGGGTTCCGCGCGAGGCGCTGCTCAACCGATTCGGTGATGTCGCCGAGGACGGCACGTACACGAGCCCGATCGAAAGCGACGGCCGCCGGTTCTTCACGATGCTCGGCACGCTCATCCGCGGCCGGGTCAGCGTCGCGGGCAGTGCCGGCAGCGCGACGAAGCGCGCGCTGGCCTTGGCCGTCCGGTACGCCGAGCAGCGACGGCAGTTCGCGCGGTCCGAGGGCGACGAGGTCGTGATCCTCGATTATCGCGCCCACCAGCGGAAACTGCTGCCCGCGCTGGCGACGTCGTACGCGCTGCACTTCGCGCAGGAAGCGCTCGTCGCGACGCTGCACGACATCGCCGAGGACGCGCCGGAGGAAGAGCAGCGAGAGCTGGAATCGCGAGCCGCCGGGATCAAGGCCGTCTCGACCTGGCACGCGACGGCCACCATCCAGACAGCTCGCGAGGCGTGCGGCGGCTCCGGCTACCTCTCGGAGAACCTGCTCGCCGGGCTGAAGGCCGACACGGACGTCTTCACCACGTTCGAGGGCGACAACACCGTGCTGCTGCAGCTCGTCGCGAAGGGCCTGCTGACCAGCTACAAGGACCATTTCGAGGACCTCAGCCCGCTCGCGACCGCCCGGTTCGTGGCGGAGCAGTTCGTCGAGGCCGTGATCGAACGGACGTCGGCGCGCAAGGTCGTCGAACGGCTCACCGACGCCGACGACAGCGACGTGCTGTACTCGCGTGAATGGCATCTGAAGCTGTTCGAAGACCGCGAAGAGCACGTACTCGGCGGTGTCGCGCAGCGTCTGCGTAAGGCCGCGTCGGATCCTTTCGGCGTCTTCAACGACGCGCAGGATCACGTGCTGCGTGCCGGGCGAGCGCACGTCGATCGCGTGGTCCTGGAGGCGTTCATCGGCGCGATCGAGCGCTGCGCCGACGCGGAGGCGCGAGAGCTGCTCGAGCGCGTCTGCGACCTCTACGCGCTCGCGAACATCGAGGCGGATCGCGGCTGGTTCCTCGAACACGGACGCCTGACTTCGGGGCGCTCGAAGGCCGTCACCGCCGCGGTGAACGCGCTGTGCGCCGACCTGCGCCCGCACGCGCGGACGCTCGTGGACGCCTTCGCTATCCCCGAGAAGTACCTAGCGGCTCCGATGCTGCGGGACTGA
- a CDS encoding ion channel — protein sequence MWEKRMEWPLNAAAVLFLAAYAWPILQPSLGHTGRVWCEVVTWLSWAVFAMDYGIRLKHAKDKRDFLKNNIFDLLIIVLPLIRQLRLLRLVTVLNVLNRNAGLSLRGRVVIYTVGATALIVFCSALAVLDAERASPDAPITDFPDAVWWSITTITTVGYGDRYPISGTGRVVAVGLMVAGIALLGVVTATLASWLIRRVTEADESAQAVTREHLDELTREVKALRAELAEQRAELSPAASEPLGTSRG from the coding sequence ATGTGGGAAAAGCGGATGGAGTGGCCGCTCAACGCCGCCGCCGTACTGTTCCTGGCCGCCTACGCGTGGCCGATCCTCCAACCCTCGCTCGGGCACACCGGGAGAGTCTGGTGCGAGGTGGTCACCTGGCTCTCCTGGGCGGTCTTCGCCATGGACTACGGCATCCGTCTCAAGCACGCCAAGGACAAACGGGACTTCCTGAAGAACAACATCTTCGACCTGCTGATCATCGTGCTCCCGCTGATCCGGCAGCTGCGCCTGCTGCGGCTGGTGACCGTGCTCAACGTCCTCAACCGCAACGCCGGCCTCTCGCTGCGCGGCCGCGTCGTGATCTACACGGTGGGCGCGACGGCGCTCATCGTGTTCTGTTCGGCACTCGCCGTACTCGACGCCGAACGCGCCTCGCCGGACGCGCCGATCACCGACTTCCCGGACGCGGTGTGGTGGTCGATCACGACGATCACCACGGTCGGCTATGGCGACCGCTACCCCATCAGCGGCACCGGCCGCGTCGTCGCGGTCGGGTTGATGGTGGCCGGGATCGCCCTCCTCGGCGTGGTCACCGCGACGCTGGCGTCGTGGCTGATCCGCCGGGTGACCGAAGCCGACGAGAGCGCGCAGGCCGTCACTCGCGAGCACCTCGACGAGCTGACCCGCGAGGTCAAGGCGTTGCGGGCCGAGCTCGCCGAGCAGCGTGCCGAGCTCAGTCCCGCAGCATCGGAGCCGCTAGGTACTTCTCGGGGATAG